From Panthera uncia isolate 11264 chromosome D3 unlocalized genomic scaffold, Puncia_PCG_1.0 HiC_scaffold_8, whole genome shotgun sequence:
CGAAACCAAGGCGAGGATGGGGAGAGAGctggtttttcttcccttttctctgttgTTCGATTCCACACGCACACGAGAAAGATCACCAGGCGGCCATTacttcgtttcttttttttttttttcattctgtattttattactGAAATACATTGTCCTACCCACACCCCCACACAATAAAAATCTTACCTAGATTCCCCATCTTTCCCCTCAGCCCCCCAGTCAGCCCTACACAAGTGCTCCAGGATTCTCTGCCCACTGGCCATTTTGGAGTGTGTCCATTGGGTAGCCACGTGGAAACCACCTGGTGCCTTTGTGGAGAAAATAGAGGGGGggcacagagccccaggagggGCTTATTTGAGGGCCTTGGCCACTTGCTCATAAGCCAGCTCGATCTCCTCGTCATCTGGACAGGTGGAGGCAAACTCTTCCCGAGCATAGGCATTGCGCAAGTATCGATGCACTCCGCGGAACACCTCTGGGATGGAGAATCCCCTGTACTTCTTACATACCACCTGCACTATGTGGAGCTTTGGCAACAGGTTGCAGTCAGCCAGAGTGAGCTCATTGCCATCCAGAAACTTCCTCTGAGAGATACCCTCATCCTCAGCACTGGTCTCATCCACTTCTTCGGGGAGGGGGGATGTCAAGTAATTGTCTAAAACTTTCAGGGCTTTCAGGAGCCCCTTCTCCAGATTGTCATTGAGAGCTGGGTTGGAATTCTTGATGTAAGCAGAAAATTTGGCAAATATGTCCAGCCCAGCCGTGTTGGATTCAGGGTTCAGAGCTGCCAACTTGGGGTACCTTCACGAACAATTCGACCTGCGGTTGTTCTTCAGCCATAGTTGCGACGGGACCAGGAAGCGGTCGGCGCTGGGGAACTGGGAGGGGCCCGGGCCAGGGAAGGCGGGTCTCACAGGcagggattctctccccccagaCCTAGGGCTGTCCCTTCGGCTCAGCACAAGCCGGATCAGACCCGCTCACACGAGACGCGACCTCCCCACCAGCCCAACGTACCCCGCACCCCGCTCCT
This genomic window contains:
- the LOC125914353 gene encoding chloride intracellular channel protein 1-like, coding for MERACWSESLWLKEDMSVTFGYPKLAALNPESNTAGLDIFAKFSAYIKNSNPALNDNLEKGLLKALKVLDNYLTSPLPEEVDETSAEDEGISQRKFLDGNELTLADCNLLPKLHIVQVVCKKYRGFSIPEVFRGVHRYLRNAYAREEFASTCPDDEEIELAYEQVAKALK